In a single window of the Vitis vinifera cultivar Pinot Noir 40024 chromosome 6, ASM3070453v1 genome:
- the LOC100258443 gene encoding (+)-neomenthol dehydrogenase → MRCAVVTGANKGIGLEICRQLASNGVMVVLTARDEKRGLEAVAKLHESSLSNVVFHRLDVMDAKSITTLAKFIVTHYGKLDILVNNAGVNGAIVDSEALKTLNLGDSKVCNYMLLKNHN, encoded by the exons ATGAG atGTGCAGTTGTAACTGGAGCAAATAAAGGAATTGGACTAGAGATATGCAGACAGTTAGCTTCTAATGGAGTCATGGTGGTATTAACAGCTAGAGATGAGAAGAGGGGTCTTGAAGCTGTGGCAAAGCTTCATGAATCTAGCCTGTCTAATGTAGTTTTTCATCGGCTTGATGTGATGGATGCCAAGAGTATCACTACCTTGGCAAAATTCATTGTAACCCATTATGGGAAGCTTGATATTTTA GTGAATAATGCAGGGGTTAATGGAGCCATTGTCGACTCGGAAGCACTTAAGACCTTAAACCTTGGGGACAGTAAGGTATGTAATTACATGCTCTTGAAAAATCATAACTAG
- the LOC132253892 gene encoding salutaridine reductase-like — MNNFNNANIAELVNKVLTQTYELAEECVKTNYHGTRAVTEALLPCLLLSNSGRIVNVSAGLGKLEFVSNERVRMELNDVDVLSVERLDGIVNEFLNDVKEDMLHDRGWPTQTSAYTISKAAVNAHTRIVAKSNPSLLINCVCPGSVKTDMTCNTGLVTVDVGAKGPVMLALLPEGGPSGLFFQKMEASIF; from the exons Atgaataatttt AATAATGCTAATATAGCTGAATTGGTGAATAAAGTCTTAACGCAAACTTATGAGTTGGCTGAAGAATGTGTAAAAACAAACTACCATGGTACCAGAGCAGTGACTGAGGCCCTTCTTCCATGCCTTCTGCTATCAAATTCAGGAAGAATTGTGAATGTGTCTGCAGGTCTTGGAAAGCTTGAG TTTGTCTCCAATGAGAGGGTTAGAATGGAGCTAAATGATGTTGATGTACTCTCAGTAGAGAGATTAGATGGGATAGTGAATGAATTCCTCAATGATGTTAAGGAGGATATGTTACATGACAGAGGCTGGCCAACTCAGACATCTGCATATACAATCTCCAAAGCAGCCGTGAATGCCCACACAAGGATTGTTGCCAAATCAAACCCAAGTCTCCTCATAAATTGTGTTTGTCCTGGTTCCGTCAAAACCGATATGACTTGCAACACTGGCCTCGTTACTGTTGACGTGGGTGCCAAAGGCCCTGTTATGTTGGCTTTGCTTCCAGAGGGAGGACCTTCTGGCCTCTTTTTCCAAAAGATGGAGGCATCAATCTTTTGA